The following proteins are encoded in a genomic region of Diabrotica virgifera virgifera chromosome 1, PGI_DIABVI_V3a:
- the LOC114324921 gene encoding origin recognition complex subunit 2, with the protein MESSTPTRRTPRTKKPSLKALESLYSLKIQNSGIVQAIVTSDDESEDEIDLDNIDVDVNKPKVMHENEVVHGEDIFTFQKRKNSEAIAQKVAEACDLKTPKHVRTKTKSRIAKMIQEDSESEFEVSSEESESSSSSNESEDSSGSDSDEKSTKDTKNKKMIFREANLQTTKTRSRNYHIKTDEYFEKTSSKKIETSNNTLERLETPRLPQYKLQKLLHTVSHSSQHIEAIHKLKKVNESCFAKWWFFLNENFNILLYGLGSKRSIINKFQSLYLNNHPVVVVNGYFPSISIKSILDTILDLLEIEDIPGNPIEACDLIISEFQNMRGSSLYIIIHNIEGETLRNGKTQNILAKLASSKNIHFIASIDHINAPLIWDQNKLSKFNYIWWDVTSFLRYEEETSFEQSMMVQQSSTLALSSLRNVFASLTSNSKSIYNLIVTHQVDNGKSQYYQGLAFKDLYHMCREAFIVSSDLALRAQLTEFVDHKMLKMKRSVDGTEYLVIPLASTLLQKFLDENQ; encoded by the exons ATGGAATCTTCAACACCCACCAGACGAACACCACGAACTAAGAAACCCAGTTTAAAAGCCCTAGAATCTCTTTATTCCCTTAAAATACAAAATTCAGGTATTGTTCAAGCTATAGTAACAAGCGATGATGAATCTGAAGATGAAATAGATCTGGACAATATAGACGTAGATGTAAACAAGCCGAAAGTTATGCATGAAAATGAGGTAGTCCATGGTGAAGACATATTTACTTTCCAAAAAAGAAAGAACAGTGAAGCAATTGCTCAAAAAGTAGCTGAAGCCTGTGATTTAAAAACTCCTAAGCATGTTCGAACAAAGACAAAAAGTAGGATAGCAAAAATGATACAGGAGGATAGTGAGAGTGAATTTGAAGTCTCATCTGAAGAGTCTGAGAGTAGTAGCAGCAGTAATGAGAGTGAAGACAGTTCTGGCTCAGATTCTGATGAGAAAAGCACAAAG gaCACTAAAAACAAAAAGATGATATTCAGAGAAGCTAATTTACAAACCACAAAAACTAGGAGCAGAAACTACCATATCAAAACTGATGAATACTTCGAAAAAACATCATCCAAGAAAATAGAAACCTCAAATAATACCCTTGAAAGATTAGAGACTCCAAGACTGCCCCAATATAAACTTCAAAAGTTATTACACACAGTTTCCCATTCAAGTCAACACATTGAGGCcatacacaaattaaaaaaagttaatgaAAGTTGCTTCGCAAAATGGTGGTTCTTTTTAAACGAAAACTTTAACATACTTTTATATGGATTAGGGTCAAAGAGATCTATTATCAATAAGTTCCAAAGTTTATACCTAAACAATCATCCTGTTGTTGTAGTAAACGGTTATTTTCCTAGCATCAGTATTAAAAGTATATTAGACACAATTCTGGATCTGTTAGAGATTGAAGACATCCCTGGGAATCCTATAGAAGCTTGCGATCTAATAATAAGTGAATTCCAGAATATGCGTGGTAGCAGTCTATATATAATTATACATAATATTGAGGGTGAGACCTTACGAAATGGAAAAACACAGAATATTCTTGCGAAATTAGCATCtagtaaaaatatacattttatagCGTCCATAGATCACATCAACGCTCCCTTAATCTGGGATCAGAACAAACTCAGTAAGTTTAATTACATTTGGTGGGATGTTACATCATTTTTACGTTACGAGGAGGAAACTTCATTTGAACAGTCTATGATGGTACAACAAAGCAGCACCTTAGCTTTATCATCTCTACGGAATGTTTTCGCTTCTCTAACTTCCAATTCTAAAAGTATTTATAATCTAATAGTTACACATCAGGTAGACAATGGCAAGTCGCAGTACTATCAGGGTCTAGCGTTCAAGGATTTGTACCATATGTGCAGGGAAGCCTTCATAGTCAGCTCAGATTTGGCTTTGAGGGCCCAACTTACTGAATTTGTTGACCACAAGATGCTTAAGATGAAGAGATCTGTCGATGGGACTGAATATTTGGTGATTCCATTAGCTAGTACATTGCTGCAGAAGTTTTTAGATGAAAATCAGTGA
- the LOC114325014 gene encoding uncharacterized protein LOC114325014 encodes MDITDEYEIDLEVPFQSHRIAEIAYDVLRVDKEPTRSGVTKVLRVEESKLLAHFSAALPKQLRVAVTGFFDKLQLISETIELLGPPLSNEYNHY; translated from the exons ATGGATATAACGGATGAATACGAAAT TGATCTTGAGGTACCATTCCAAAGCCACAGAATTGCAGAAATTGCTTATGATGTACTGAGAGTAGATAAAGAACCTACTAGAAGTGGAGTTACTAAAGTTTTACGGGTAGAGGAGTCCAAATTATTAGC GCATTTCTCTGCTGCTCTTCCAAAGCAGTTGCGAGTGGCAGTAACTGGATTTTTTGACAAATTGCAACTAATATCTGAAACTATCGAACTTCTAGGACCTCCACTTAGTAACGAATATAATCATTATTAA
- the LOC126878425 gene encoding phosphatidylinositol N-acetylglucosaminyltransferase subunit P produces the protein MPEHTPAPTPSRAVYGFVMYLSFRIFFIIYVIWAVLPEKYFKAVGIMFLPQRHWAITVPVYLLTVLTTVAFVIYPSLGLCMTPAVDDMRTIKDKVGSKKRHTEVHLDGGSSGTSCVCKDRDKCSRQLYNSIQHTFVNNTIPVSRDLEMWDVSDHLYLNS, from the coding sequence ATGCCAGAACACACTCCAGCACCAACACCAAGCAGAGCTGTGTATGGTTTTGTTATGTACCTTTCATTTAGAATATTTTTCATCATTTACGTTATTTGGGCTGTCTTACCAGAGAAGTATTTCAAAGCAGTTGGTATCATGTTTCTTCCTCAGAGACATTGGGCAATAACAGTGCCTGTTTACTTGTTAACAGTGCTCACTACTGTTGCGTTTGTTATTTATCCAAGTTTGGGTCTTTGTATGACGCCAGCAGTTGATGATATGAGGACTATTAAAGATAAAGTGGGGAGTAAAAAGAGACATACTGAGGTACATTTAGATGGAGGAAGTAGTGGTACAAGTTGTGTATGTAAAGACAGAGATAAATGTTCAAGGCAATTATATAATAGCATACAGCATACTTTTGTAAATAACACTATTCCTGTTTCACGTGATTTGGAAATGTGGGATGTATCAGATCACTTGTATTTAAATAGTTAG